A window of the Dictyostelium discoideum AX4 chromosome 4 chromosome, whole genome shotgun sequence genome harbors these coding sequences:
- a CDS encoding short-chain dehydrogenase/reductase family protein (Similar to SDR), which yields MNSIENNNKNNNKNNNKIWLITGTSSGIGLELVKKLLTYGYKVSALTRRPEEIEKEIKEIQFEKDNLLIVKTDITNNESVKSAVEETIKQFGRIDVLVNNAGYGLVGSIEELSDSDVRKIYDVNVFGVLNLLRNSTPHFRKQKSGLIINISSQMGWDNMEYYSAYSSTKHAVNAITFSAQKELKAFGVNVILVSPGGFRTGFVAGQQSNFQVPSKLIDEYSTQSFIEMFNKHSPYSKGDPEKAAELLIKLPTIEELPNNLFIGSDSLSAAKQQLQSHLLEAEKWYDLSISTDY from the coding sequence atgaattcaattgaaaataataataaaaataataataaaaataataataagatttGGTTAATCACAGGAACATCAAGTGGCATTGGTTTAGAATTAGTAAAGAAGTTATTAACATATGGTTATAAAGTTTCAGCATTAACTCGTAGACcagaagaaattgaaaaagagattaaagaaattcaatttgaaaaagataatttattaattgttaaaactgatattacaaataatgaaTCAGTAAAGAGTGCAGTAGAAGAGACTATTAAACAGTTTGGTAGAATTGATGTGTTAGTAAATAACGCTGGTTATGGTTTAGTAGGTTCAATTGAAGAGTTATCAGATTCAGACGTTAGAAAGATATATGATGTAAATGTATTtggtgttttaaatttattaagaaATTCAACACCACATTTTAGAAAACAAAAATCAGGTTTAATAATTAACATATCCTCTCAAATGGGTTGGGATAATATGGAATATTACTCAGCATATAGTTCAACTAAACATGCAGTTAATGCAATCACATTCTCTGCACAAAAAGAGTTAAAAGCATTTGGAGTGAATGTAATATTAGTTAGTCCAGGTGGATTTAGAACTGGTTTTGTTGCTGGTCAACAATCAAACTTTCAAGTAccttcaaaattaattgatgaataCTCAACTCAATCATTCATTGAAATGTTTAATAAACACTCACCATATTCAAAAGGCGATCCTGAAAAAGCAGCTGAACTcttaattaaattaccaacaattgaagaattaccaaataatttattcattgGCTCTGATTCATTATCAGCTGccaaacaacaattacaatcacATTTATTAGAAGCTGAAAAATGGTATGACCTTTCAATTTCAactgattattaa